Proteins encoded in a region of the Nonomuraea helvata genome:
- a CDS encoding carbohydrate ABC transporter permease has protein sequence MKTFPWKTAVGVVLVGLMLFPVYWMFNVSLTRTGDLRADPPHWFPWNPTFEGYAAAFAQQLPALATSLFIGLGTVALTLVVALPAGFSLARLRPLGARGMDFLLLVAQMIPGVVMAMGFYAIYIRLGMLNTVPGLIVADSTLAVPFGVLLFRAFMASIPGELMAAAQIDGASTWRTFRSIILPLSRNSVITVSLFAFLWAWSDFIFASTLNRNSDVIPITLGIFRYIGNNTTQWNSIMATAVIASIPAAFLLVLAQRYIAAGVTAGAVKD, from the coding sequence ATGAAGACCTTTCCCTGGAAGACCGCGGTGGGCGTCGTGCTCGTCGGGCTGATGCTCTTCCCGGTCTACTGGATGTTCAACGTCTCGCTCACCAGGACGGGCGACCTGCGCGCGGACCCGCCGCACTGGTTCCCGTGGAACCCCACGTTCGAGGGGTACGCGGCGGCGTTCGCCCAGCAGCTGCCGGCCCTGGCCACGAGCCTGTTCATCGGCCTCGGCACCGTCGCGCTCACGCTGGTCGTGGCCCTTCCTGCGGGGTTCTCGCTGGCCAGGCTGCGCCCGCTCGGCGCGCGCGGGATGGACTTCCTGCTCCTCGTCGCGCAGATGATCCCCGGCGTCGTCATGGCCATGGGCTTCTACGCGATCTACATCAGGCTCGGGATGCTCAACACCGTGCCGGGCCTGATCGTCGCCGACTCGACGCTGGCCGTGCCGTTCGGAGTGCTGCTCTTCCGGGCGTTCATGGCGAGCATCCCCGGCGAGCTCATGGCCGCGGCGCAGATCGACGGGGCGAGCACCTGGCGCACGTTCCGGTCGATCATCCTGCCGCTGAGCCGCAACTCGGTGATCACGGTCTCGCTCTTCGCGTTCCTGTGGGCGTGGTCGGACTTCATCTTCGCCTCGACCCTCAACCGCAACAGCGACGTGATCCCGATCACGCTCGGCATCTTCCGCTACATCGGCAACAACACCACGCAGTGGAACTCGATCATGGCGACCGCCGTGATCGCGTCCATCCCCGCGGCCTTCCTCCTGGTCCTCGCGCAGCGCTACATCGCCGCCGGGGTCACCGCGGGCGCCGTGAAGGACTGA
- a CDS encoding sugar ABC transporter permease has translation MARRAVHAAPRRRSGRWTALAFLAPLVIYLAVFYAYPLYRNIDLSVHDYTPRAFVRGDAEFTGLDNYADILSDDTFVRALRNTAVFTLVSIAAQYALGLALAVFFHRNFRLSAVLRAMFLVPWLLPLIVSASTWSWMLNSDNGIVNAALQAFGIGQINWLTSPGTSLLAVTVANIWLGIPFNLVILYAGLQNIPADLYEAAGLDGANGWQRFWRITFPLLRPVSAITLLLGLIYTLKVVDIIWIMTKGGPADASTTLAIWSYREAFGTGQPDFSPAAAVGNLLILIALAAGLLHVRLQRKEERA, from the coding sequence ATGGCGCGCAGAGCAGTCCACGCGGCTCCCCGGCGGCGGTCGGGGAGGTGGACGGCTCTCGCCTTCCTCGCACCGCTCGTGATCTACCTGGCCGTCTTCTACGCCTACCCGCTCTACCGCAACATCGACCTCAGCGTGCACGACTACACGCCGCGGGCGTTCGTGCGGGGCGACGCCGAGTTCACGGGGCTGGACAACTACGCCGACATCCTGTCCGACGACACGTTCGTCCGGGCGCTGCGCAACACGGCCGTGTTCACCCTGGTCTCCATCGCCGCCCAGTACGCGCTCGGCCTGGCGCTCGCGGTCTTCTTCCACCGCAACTTCCGCCTGTCCGCGGTGCTGCGCGCGATGTTCCTCGTGCCGTGGCTGCTGCCGCTGATCGTCTCCGCCTCCACCTGGTCGTGGATGCTCAACAGCGACAACGGCATCGTCAACGCGGCCCTGCAGGCGTTCGGGATCGGCCAGATCAACTGGCTCACCTCGCCCGGCACCTCGCTGCTGGCCGTCACCGTCGCCAACATCTGGCTCGGCATCCCGTTCAACCTGGTCATCCTGTACGCCGGGCTGCAGAACATCCCGGCCGACCTGTACGAGGCCGCCGGCCTGGACGGGGCGAACGGGTGGCAGCGGTTCTGGCGCATCACCTTCCCGCTGCTGCGCCCGGTGTCGGCGATCACGCTGCTGCTCGGCCTGATCTACACGCTCAAGGTCGTCGACATCATCTGGATCATGACGAAGGGCGGGCCGGCGGACGCCTCGACGACGCTGGCCATCTGGTCGTACCGCGAGGCGTTCGGCACCGGCCAGCCCGACTTCTCGCCGGCGGCGGCCGTCGGCAACCTGCTCATCCTCATCGCCTTGGCCGCGGGGCTCCTGCACGTGCGGCTGCAGCGCAAGGAGGAACGCGCATGA
- a CDS encoding sugar ABC transporter substrate-binding protein, with translation MNRPSMSTRAAVLGTAVLALSALAACASAPQGGATAAPTDGGANGSGAYTWWDPYPQHDASSAWAKRVDSCGQQAGVTIKRTAYDTTALTNQALLAGQEGNAPDVILLDNPAVSTLADAGMLTAMSDVPGSGTTSDFGLDTARFDKNLIAAGELDGKTYGIPIGANTLALYYNKKILDAAGVDPKSIKDWASLDAALKKVKAAGKKPITFSAIGTEEGSFQFLPWFWGSGAQLTQLDSPQAVAALDLWTKWVKDGVAPNSVISNSQNTTWEQFLTGEFAFAENGTWQINSAKKAGFPTGIVQIPGKDGGTAATPTGGEFITVPVQKDTKRYDVTKKILECMTTPEGLVETGTTFAYYIPSTAEGQQAILAKEPDLKPWVDAVRSAKGRTSDNLGTKYPKISEALWTGVQKALSGAATPADALKQAQAQAKQATGN, from the coding sequence ATGAACCGTCCGTCGATGTCCACGAGGGCGGCGGTCTTGGGAACCGCCGTCCTGGCCCTGTCCGCCCTGGCCGCCTGCGCGTCCGCCCCCCAGGGCGGCGCCACCGCCGCCCCCACCGACGGCGGCGCGAACGGGAGCGGCGCGTACACGTGGTGGGACCCGTACCCGCAGCACGACGCGTCCTCCGCCTGGGCGAAGCGGGTCGACTCCTGCGGGCAGCAGGCCGGCGTCACCATCAAGCGCACCGCGTACGACACCACCGCGCTGACCAACCAGGCCCTGCTCGCCGGCCAGGAGGGCAACGCGCCGGACGTCATCCTCCTCGACAACCCCGCCGTCTCGACGCTGGCCGACGCCGGGATGCTCACCGCGATGTCCGACGTGCCCGGGTCCGGCACAACGTCCGACTTCGGCCTCGACACCGCCAGATTCGACAAGAACCTCATCGCCGCGGGCGAGCTGGACGGCAAGACGTACGGCATCCCCATCGGCGCGAACACCCTCGCGCTCTACTACAACAAGAAGATCCTCGACGCGGCCGGCGTCGACCCCAAGTCGATCAAGGACTGGGCCTCGCTCGACGCGGCGCTGAAGAAGGTCAAGGCCGCGGGCAAGAAGCCGATCACGTTCTCGGCCATCGGCACGGAGGAGGGCTCGTTCCAGTTCCTGCCGTGGTTCTGGGGCTCCGGCGCGCAGCTCACCCAGCTCGACTCGCCGCAGGCCGTGGCGGCCCTCGACCTGTGGACGAAGTGGGTCAAGGACGGTGTCGCGCCCAACTCCGTCATCAGCAACTCCCAGAACACCACCTGGGAGCAGTTCCTGACCGGGGAGTTCGCGTTCGCCGAGAACGGCACCTGGCAGATCAACAGCGCCAAGAAGGCGGGCTTCCCCACCGGGATCGTGCAGATCCCCGGCAAGGACGGCGGCACCGCGGCCACGCCCACGGGCGGCGAGTTCATCACGGTCCCGGTGCAGAAGGACACCAAGCGCTACGACGTCACCAAGAAGATCCTCGAGTGCATGACGACGCCGGAGGGCCTGGTGGAGACCGGTACGACGTTCGCGTACTACATCCCCTCCACCGCCGAGGGCCAGCAGGCGATCCTCGCCAAGGAGCCCGACCTGAAGCCGTGGGTCGACGCCGTGCGCTCGGCCAAGGGCCGGACCAGCGACAACCTCGGCACCAAGTACCCGAAGATCTCCGAGGCCCTGTGGACCGGGGTGCAGAAGGCGCTGAGCGGCGCGGCCACCCCCGCCGACGCGCTCAAGCAGGCGCAGGCGCAGGCGAAGCAGGCCACCGGCAACTGA
- a CDS encoding LacI family DNA-binding transcriptional regulator has translation MATIGDVAREAGVSRSTASYALSGKRPISEEVRRRVLAAAEALAYTPNAGARALATSQTKVLGLLAQFHEDEFAPAMMQYLLGVTDTARDLGYDTLLVTEADGARALRRITDSRMVDGVVLMNIAQDDQRLPILRAAPQPGALVGLPGDCSGLDVFDLDFEEAGRVMVDHLHRLGHRELILISQPEHVVERGGAYVWRLRDAALERARQLGVTLHAVYGESRQPAVGRLLNALLDAYPSATGLMVNNEAATAALPSVAHERGLRVPEDLSVIGRYSAEFAATFSLPYSFIESAPDRLGSMAVRQLVRRVESPAARDEPFVVRFISPELISRGSTAPPGAPRPNAR, from the coding sequence GTGGCGACGATCGGAGACGTGGCCCGGGAGGCCGGGGTGAGCCGCAGCACGGCGTCGTACGCGCTGTCGGGCAAGCGGCCCATCTCGGAGGAGGTCCGCCGGCGCGTGCTGGCGGCCGCCGAGGCGCTCGCGTACACGCCGAACGCAGGCGCCCGTGCGCTCGCCACGTCCCAGACCAAGGTCCTCGGTCTGCTCGCCCAGTTCCACGAAGACGAGTTCGCGCCCGCGATGATGCAGTACCTCCTGGGCGTCACCGACACCGCCCGCGACCTGGGCTACGACACGCTGCTGGTCACCGAGGCCGACGGCGCGCGGGCGCTGCGGCGCATCACCGACTCCCGGATGGTCGACGGTGTCGTTCTCATGAACATCGCGCAGGACGACCAGAGGCTGCCCATCCTGCGGGCGGCGCCGCAGCCGGGCGCCCTGGTCGGCCTGCCGGGCGACTGCTCCGGGCTGGACGTGTTCGACCTCGACTTCGAGGAGGCCGGCAGGGTGATGGTGGACCACCTCCACCGCCTCGGCCACCGCGAGCTCATCCTGATCTCGCAGCCCGAGCACGTGGTCGAGCGGGGCGGCGCGTACGTGTGGCGGCTCCGCGACGCCGCGCTCGAACGGGCCAGGCAGCTCGGCGTCACGCTGCACGCGGTGTACGGCGAGTCCCGCCAGCCGGCCGTCGGCCGCCTGCTCAACGCGCTGCTCGACGCCTACCCGTCGGCGACCGGCCTGATGGTCAACAACGAGGCGGCCACGGCGGCGCTGCCCTCCGTCGCCCACGAGCGAGGGCTGCGCGTGCCCGAGGACCTGTCGGTCATCGGGCGTTACTCCGCCGAGTTCGCCGCGACCTTCTCCCTGCCCTATTCGTTCATCGAGAGCGCGCCCGACCGCCTCGGGTCCATGGCGGTGCGCCAGCTCGTCCGCCGTGTGGAGTCGCCGGCGGCCCGCGACGAGCCGTTCGTGGTGCGCTTCATCTCTCCCGAACTCATCTCCCGGGGCAGCACCGCCCCTCCGGGAGCACCTCGCCCGAACGCCCGCTAG
- a CDS encoding SAM-dependent methyltransferase — protein MDADPRIDRTKPHSARVWNHLLGGEDNYPVDREAGDALLRMFPDFAQVARLQREFLRRAVTYLVAEAGIRQFLDIGAGLPTADNTHEVAQRIAPECRIVYVDNDPLVLVHARALLSGSPEGMTDYVDADVREPGTVLAAAARTLDFARPIGLMMLSIAGQVPDYGLATDLVRRYVAALPSGSHLALSDGVDVNPALVEAVSFYNERAAFPYTLRSPEQLAGYFEGLELVEPGVVSTPLWRRPSGSPQPPATTVHAVCGVGRKP, from the coding sequence ATGGACGCCGACCCCAGGATCGACCGTACCAAGCCGCATTCCGCCCGGGTCTGGAACCACCTGCTCGGCGGAGAGGACAACTACCCCGTGGACCGCGAGGCCGGGGACGCTCTCCTGCGCATGTTCCCCGATTTCGCGCAGGTGGCCAGGCTCCAGCGGGAGTTCCTCCGGCGAGCGGTGACGTACCTCGTCGCCGAGGCGGGCATCAGGCAGTTCCTCGACATCGGCGCAGGTCTGCCGACCGCCGACAACACGCACGAGGTGGCGCAGCGCATCGCGCCCGAGTGCCGCATCGTCTACGTCGACAACGATCCGCTGGTGCTCGTGCACGCCCGCGCCCTGCTCTCCGGCAGCCCGGAGGGCATGACCGACTACGTCGACGCCGACGTGCGCGAGCCCGGCACCGTCCTCGCGGCGGCAGCCAGGACGCTGGACTTCGCCCGGCCGATCGGCCTGATGATGCTCAGCATCGCCGGTCAGGTGCCCGATTACGGCCTCGCCACCGATCTCGTCCGCCGCTATGTGGCGGCGCTGCCGTCCGGCAGCCACCTGGCGCTGTCCGACGGGGTCGACGTCAACCCGGCGCTGGTGGAGGCGGTGAGCTTCTACAACGAGCGGGCCGCCTTCCCCTACACGCTGCGCAGCCCCGAGCAGTTGGCCGGCTACTTCGAGGGGCTCGAGCTCGTGGAGCCGGGCGTGGTGTCCACGCCGCTATGGCGGCGGCCGTCCGGGTCGCCGCAGCCGCCGGCCACCACGGTCCACGCGGTCTGCGGTGTGGGCCGCAAACCGTGA
- a CDS encoding serine/threonine protein kinase, translating into MNQPLVEDDPRRLGPYDIVARIGEGGQGVVYLGRAETGEPVAVKLLHRGLLTDPGARSRFLREVHLAQRVARFSTAPVLHADIAGQQPYIVSEYVPGPSLHDLVTLEGPRRGAALDRLAISTATALAAIHRAGIRHGDFKPGNILMGPEGPVVIDFGVARALDAPGTTSSGSVMGTPAYLAPEQLGGVPVTAAADIFAWGGTVVFGASGRSAFGADSTAAVINRILNQEPDISGLSGTLLELVTAALSKDPARRPSADDLVARLTSAATAPASPLAPALPPAPALSPAPASPPARGRRRAVLLTLAGSAAAALIVAGGVLLNQAGQPVSSAPESSPASQPPVSSGTAQPTLPSQTKITARRTMPPAPSQTSRPKTSAPTAKPTRTKRPVSTSVDVDSGVRSTPDPSSGSAPEPTKETTTAPPPAPTQWQPSTMDNPFTCWPQTC; encoded by the coding sequence GTGAACCAGCCGTTGGTGGAGGACGATCCGCGGCGGTTGGGTCCGTACGACATCGTCGCCCGCATCGGCGAGGGCGGGCAGGGCGTCGTCTATCTCGGGCGGGCGGAGACCGGGGAGCCGGTCGCCGTCAAGCTCCTGCACCGCGGCCTGCTGACCGACCCCGGCGCGCGGAGCAGGTTCCTGCGCGAGGTGCACCTGGCCCAGCGGGTGGCCAGGTTCTCCACCGCGCCCGTGCTCCACGCCGACATCGCGGGCCAGCAGCCGTACATCGTCAGCGAGTACGTGCCGGGGCCCTCGCTGCACGACCTCGTCACCCTCGAAGGGCCGCGGCGCGGCGCCGCGCTCGACCGCCTGGCCATCAGCACCGCCACCGCGCTGGCCGCCATCCACCGCGCCGGCATCCGGCACGGGGACTTCAAGCCCGGCAACATCCTGATGGGGCCGGAGGGTCCCGTGGTGATCGACTTCGGGGTCGCCCGTGCCCTGGACGCCCCGGGCACCACCTCGTCCGGATCGGTGATGGGGACGCCGGCCTACCTCGCGCCGGAGCAACTCGGCGGGGTGCCGGTGACGGCGGCGGCCGACATCTTCGCGTGGGGCGGGACCGTGGTGTTCGGCGCCTCGGGCCGGTCCGCGTTCGGCGCCGACTCCACCGCGGCGGTGATCAACCGCATCCTCAACCAGGAGCCGGACATCTCCGGGCTCAGCGGGACGCTGCTCGAGCTCGTCACCGCCGCCCTGTCCAAGGATCCGGCCAGGCGGCCGAGCGCCGACGACCTGGTCGCCCGGCTGACCTCGGCGGCCACGGCGCCCGCGTCTCCTCTGGCACCCGCGCTTCCTCCGGCGCCCGCGCTTTCTCCGGCGCCCGCGTCTCCTCCGGCGCGCGGGCGGCGCCGTGCGGTGCTGCTGACGCTCGCGGGCAGTGCGGCGGCGGCGCTGATCGTCGCGGGCGGCGTGCTGCTCAACCAGGCCGGCCAGCCGGTGAGCTCGGCTCCGGAGAGCAGCCCGGCCTCCCAGCCGCCGGTCTCGTCCGGCACGGCCCAGCCCACGCTGCCGTCACAGACGAAGATCACGGCACGGCGGACGATGCCCCCGGCGCCCAGTCAGACGTCCCGCCCCAAGACGTCGGCGCCCACCGCCAAGCCCACCCGCACCAAGCGCCCCGTGAGCACGTCGGTGGACGTCGATTCCGGCGTGCGCTCGACACCCGACCCGAGCTCGGGAAGTGCCCCCGAACCGACCAAAGAGACGACCACCGCCCCGCCACCCGCTCCCACGCAGTGGCAGCCCTCCACGATGGACAACCCCTTCACCTGCTGGCCCCAGACCTGTTGA
- a CDS encoding pirin family protein has protein sequence MPAITADTLTLPRVAVPDPAAVARRPVRSVTTAPSGFEGEGFPVRRAFAGVPQSALDPFIHMDQMGEVEYAPGEPKGTPWHPHRGFETVTYIIDGIFEHQDSNGGGGTITDGDTQWMTAGSGLLHIEKPPEHLVVSGGLFHGVQLWVNLPRAHKFHVPRYQDIRGRQTALLASADGGALLRVIAGDLDGHSGPGVTFTPITMVHATVSPGARLELPWNPAFNALAYVLAGQGFAGDERRPVRKGQLAVFGQGGALTVAADTAQPQAEPNLEVLLLGGQPIREPVVHYGPFVMNNRAEILQAMEDYQAGRLGVVPAGRVPHTGEE, from the coding sequence ATGCCCGCCATCACCGCCGACACCCTGACGCTGCCGCGCGTCGCCGTACCGGACCCGGCCGCCGTCGCGCGGCGGCCCGTGAGGTCGGTGACGACCGCGCCCAGCGGGTTCGAGGGCGAGGGCTTCCCGGTCCGGCGCGCGTTCGCCGGCGTGCCGCAGTCCGCGCTGGACCCGTTCATCCACATGGACCAGATGGGTGAGGTCGAGTACGCGCCCGGCGAGCCCAAGGGCACCCCCTGGCACCCGCACCGCGGCTTCGAGACCGTCACCTACATCATCGACGGCATCTTCGAGCACCAGGACTCCAACGGCGGCGGCGGCACGATCACCGACGGCGACACCCAGTGGATGACCGCGGGCTCGGGCCTGCTGCACATCGAGAAGCCGCCGGAGCACCTGGTGGTCTCGGGCGGGCTGTTCCACGGCGTCCAGCTGTGGGTCAACCTGCCCCGCGCGCACAAGTTCCACGTGCCCCGCTACCAGGACATCCGCGGCCGCCAGACGGCGCTGCTCGCCTCGGCCGACGGCGGCGCGCTGCTGCGGGTGATCGCCGGCGACCTGGACGGGCACAGCGGTCCCGGCGTCACGTTCACGCCGATCACGATGGTGCACGCGACCGTGAGCCCCGGCGCGCGGCTGGAGCTGCCGTGGAACCCGGCCTTCAACGCCCTCGCGTACGTGCTGGCCGGTCAGGGCTTCGCCGGTGACGAGCGCAGGCCGGTCCGCAAGGGCCAGCTGGCCGTCTTCGGCCAGGGCGGGGCGCTCACCGTCGCCGCCGACACGGCTCAGCCGCAGGCCGAGCCGAACCTGGAGGTGCTGCTGCTCGGCGGGCAGCCCATCCGCGAGCCGGTCGTCCACTACGGCCCCTTCGTGATGAACAACCGCGCCGAGATCCTTCAGGCGATGGAGGACTACCAGGCCGGCCGCCTGGGCGTCGTCCCCGCCGGACGCGTCCCGCACACCGGAGAGGAGTGA
- a CDS encoding tetratricopeptide repeat protein produces MPIERLAEEYQRGRLFFDSEDYIGAARILAEVVAAAPDNLSARLLLARAYYHSAQLRRAEAELRVILERDPAEGYACLLLGRTLQRQNRPKDAEPYLRLHAAMTGA; encoded by the coding sequence ATGCCGATCGAGAGGCTTGCCGAGGAGTACCAGCGTGGTCGCCTGTTCTTCGACTCGGAGGACTACATCGGGGCCGCGCGCATCCTGGCCGAGGTAGTGGCCGCGGCGCCGGACAACCTGTCGGCCCGGCTGCTGCTGGCCCGCGCCTACTACCACTCGGCCCAGCTCCGCCGGGCCGAGGCCGAGCTCCGGGTGATCCTGGAGCGCGACCCGGCGGAGGGGTACGCCTGCCTGCTGCTCGGCCGTACGCTGCAGCGCCAGAACCGGCCGAAGGACGCCGAGCCGTACCTGCGGCTCCACGCCGCCATGACCGGCGCGTGA
- a CDS encoding helix-turn-helix transcriptional regulator, with translation MLRGRESDQRAIDVLLDQARDGRSGVLVIKGEPGIGKTSLLAYAEERAEGMEVLRGLGIETEADIPYASLHLLLRGGLDRLGALPEPQAAALAGALGLAPARADDRFHVGVAVLSLLAELAEERPLLCLVDDAHWLDQASARALRFAAHRLHAEGVVLLFGARDGFDPAGLPERRLAGLDDHSAAQVLADAAPELTGATRVKIIKESAGNPLALLELPRTADLPAYDHSPLPLPERLRLAYAARVGRLPHAARTALLVTALADGGDLDVITNACAALGIEPAALGAAEHSGLVRITGRHVSFAHPLMRAAVFQLSTYDLRLEAHRILAGLLAGQPDRRAWHLAAAATGPDETAARALEESAHRARERGANVSASAAFERAAELSEDRELKGRRLLSAAVDATEEGRLQRAQRLIDAATGLVPDVSARATLPTLRARIAFGQGAPRRAHELLLKGAADVAGDDRAAAALMLVEAARNANRLGDADGLVEAAARLRALDLRPEDDLDLARQAALGSASLLTEGPATALPIMRELVARGSRITPEMHSRRINASYFALQVGDFQAAGEIARAAAEECRANGEISKLAVLHITLATSEIFLGRFTDATATASEGLRLTAETGRPSRAGCMQGMLAWIAAVRGDAGRCAELAAASHAHYDANGIVNGLAWALWAQALLDLGLGRFAEALDRLEAAMAGPVRHQFQAVHFAPDQVEAAARLGLPADGALRRYECWARASGLAWAEAVMHRCQALLEPDGDRAHDHFRTAVRLHTGAGRPWEAARTALVYGERLRRDRHKSAARPHLRAALETFERLDARPWVERARSELRAAGDTGPSAVAAEARSGASPQDVLSPQELQIVRLAAAGRTNKEIGARLFLSPKTVSYHLYRAFPKLNVTSRAQLAGLELG, from the coding sequence GTGCTTCGGGGGCGGGAGTCTGATCAGAGAGCCATCGACGTGCTGCTCGACCAGGCACGTGACGGCCGCTCCGGCGTCCTGGTGATCAAGGGCGAGCCGGGGATCGGCAAGACCTCGCTCCTGGCGTACGCCGAGGAACGCGCGGAGGGCATGGAGGTGCTGCGCGGCCTCGGCATCGAGACCGAGGCGGACATCCCGTACGCCTCGCTCCACCTGCTCCTGCGCGGCGGACTGGACCGCCTCGGCGCGCTGCCCGAGCCCCAGGCGGCGGCGCTGGCGGGCGCTCTGGGGCTGGCCCCGGCCAGAGCCGACGACCGGTTCCACGTCGGCGTGGCGGTGCTGTCGCTGCTGGCGGAGCTGGCCGAGGAGCGGCCCCTGCTCTGCCTGGTCGACGATGCGCACTGGCTGGACCAGGCGTCAGCGCGCGCGTTGCGCTTCGCCGCGCACCGGCTGCACGCGGAGGGCGTCGTGCTGCTGTTCGGGGCGCGCGACGGCTTCGACCCGGCGGGCCTGCCGGAGCGGCGGCTGGCCGGCCTGGACGACCACAGCGCCGCCCAGGTGCTCGCCGACGCCGCGCCCGAGCTCACCGGCGCGACGCGCGTGAAGATCATCAAGGAGAGCGCGGGCAACCCGCTCGCCCTGCTCGAACTGCCGCGCACCGCCGACCTGCCGGCCTACGACCACAGCCCGCTGCCGCTGCCGGAACGCCTGCGGCTCGCCTACGCCGCCCGCGTCGGCCGCCTGCCCCACGCCGCCCGGACCGCGCTGCTGGTCACCGCGCTGGCGGACGGCGGCGACCTGGACGTGATCACGAACGCCTGCGCCGCGCTCGGCATCGAACCCGCCGCTCTGGGAGCGGCCGAGCATTCCGGGCTGGTCAGGATCACCGGGCGGCACGTGAGTTTCGCCCATCCGCTCATGCGCGCGGCGGTCTTCCAGCTCAGCACGTACGACCTGCGTCTGGAGGCGCACCGGATCCTGGCCGGGCTGCTGGCCGGTCAGCCCGACCGGCGGGCCTGGCACCTGGCCGCCGCCGCGACGGGCCCGGACGAGACGGCCGCGCGGGCGCTGGAGGAGAGCGCCCACCGGGCCAGGGAGCGCGGCGCGAACGTCAGCGCCTCCGCCGCGTTCGAGCGGGCCGCCGAGCTGAGCGAGGACCGGGAGCTCAAAGGGCGGCGGCTGCTCTCGGCCGCCGTGGACGCCACCGAGGAGGGCCGGCTCCAGCGGGCCCAGCGCCTCATCGACGCCGCCACCGGCCTGGTGCCGGACGTCTCGGCCCGCGCCACGCTGCCCACGCTGCGCGCCAGGATCGCCTTCGGCCAGGGCGCCCCGCGGCGGGCCCACGAGCTGCTGCTCAAGGGCGCGGCGGACGTGGCCGGCGACGACCGCGCCGCCGCCGCTCTGATGCTGGTCGAAGCGGCACGCAACGCCAACCGTCTCGGTGACGCCGACGGGCTCGTCGAGGCCGCCGCCCGCCTGCGCGCACTGGACCTTCGCCCGGAGGACGACCTCGACCTCGCCCGGCAGGCCGCCCTGGGATCGGCGTCGCTGCTGACCGAGGGCCCCGCCACCGCGCTGCCGATCATGCGCGAGCTGGTGGCCAGGGGCAGCCGGATCACCCCGGAGATGCACTCACGCCGCATCAACGCCTCCTACTTCGCCCTCCAGGTCGGCGACTTCCAGGCCGCGGGGGAGATCGCGAGAGCGGCCGCCGAGGAATGCCGGGCCAACGGCGAGATCAGCAAGCTCGCCGTGCTCCACATCACGCTCGCCACCAGCGAGATCTTCCTCGGCAGGTTCACGGACGCCACGGCCACCGCGAGCGAGGGACTGCGGCTGACCGCCGAGACCGGCAGGCCGAGCCGGGCCGGTTGCATGCAGGGCATGCTCGCCTGGATCGCCGCCGTACGAGGCGACGCGGGCCGCTGCGCCGAGCTGGCCGCCGCCTCGCACGCGCACTACGACGCCAATGGCATCGTCAACGGCCTGGCCTGGGCACTGTGGGCGCAGGCCCTGCTCGACCTGGGCCTGGGCCGCTTCGCCGAGGCGCTGGATCGGCTGGAGGCGGCCATGGCCGGCCCGGTGCGCCACCAGTTCCAGGCCGTTCACTTCGCCCCCGACCAGGTCGAGGCAGCGGCCCGGCTCGGCCTGCCCGCCGACGGGGCGCTACGCCGCTACGAGTGCTGGGCGCGGGCTTCCGGCCTGGCCTGGGCCGAGGCCGTCATGCACCGCTGCCAGGCCCTGCTCGAACCTGACGGGGATCGGGCACACGATCATTTCCGCACCGCCGTACGGCTGCACACGGGCGCAGGCCGCCCCTGGGAGGCGGCGCGCACCGCGCTGGTCTACGGCGAGCGCCTGCGCAGGGACCGGCACAAGAGCGCGGCCCGCCCCCACCTGCGTGCCGCGCTCGAGACCTTCGAGCGCCTGGACGCCCGGCCCTGGGTCGAGCGCGCGAGAAGCGAGCTGCGCGCCGCCGGCGACACGGGTCCGTCCGCCGTCGCGGCCGAGGCCCGGTCCGGCGCCTCCCCGCAGGACGTCCTGTCCCCGCAGGAGCTGCAGATCGTCCGCCTGGCCGCGGCCGGCCGCACCAACAAGGAGATCGGCGCGCGGCTCTTCCTCAGCCCCAAGACCGTCAGCTACCACCTCTACCGGGCCTTCCCCAAGCTCAACGTGACGAGCCGGGCCCAGCTCGCCGGCCTCGAGCTGGGCTGA